The nucleotide sequence AATTTCGCGACCCCGATCACCGTATCCGCTCCGCCGTAATAGAAATAGTAGTCATCCGGCATCTCGGCGTGGCCGCAGCTAAACACCACATTCGGTATCCATCCCCTGCATTCCCAATCCAACTCCGGTTCAAGCAGGGGGCCGTCCTGGCGGGCAATCACCCGCGTCGGATCCTTTAAATCCAACAAGGCCGCCCCCAGTCGATAAACGTTTTGGTCGTCCGCCGCATGGTACACCAGGAGCCATCCATGAACCGTTTTAATGGGCGGGCCCGCGATGCCCAACCGGGCCGATTCCCAGGTATGTGGAATCGGAGACAGGATCGAGACATGATCCGTCCAGTGAACCATATCGCCCGAAAAGGCTAGCCAGATATCCGGAAAACGCCGGTGCAGCATCACATAACGGCCACCGATGCGCTCAGGAAACAAGGAAGCGTCTTTATTGGGCTCATCCAGTACCACCCCGTGGCGCTCCCAATCAATGAGATTCCGGGAAGTGGCGAGGCAGATGCGATAATCCCCTGGAAAACGCCCGCCATACCCGGTGTACATCATGTAAAATCGATCATCCAGCTTGACGATCCTCGGATCCTCCAGCCCGCGCTGCTCTTGTCCCTCTTGCGGTTCCAAAAGGGGTCGGTCGAACCGCCAAAATGCAAGTCCATCCCGGCTGACCGCATAACCGAGACGAGAAACGTAATCCCCATATTTTTGATGACAGGGCAGGTCTGTGGCGCGATAAATGAGATGGATCAGCCCTCGGTCCACCACCACCGCGCAGTTAAACACCGCCGACCGTTCCCAGTCATGATGGGGATTCGGTTTGAGCACCGGTTCTTTGGTCAGGCGTTCGAGTTTCATCGCCATCGCCCCTCAGTTTCCACTCCCATCTCTGTTTCACCTATCATTTGTATGCAGGAGTGACGAGGTTTGTCAAGGACTTCTTTTTGATGATAACTCTTCTAAATGTTGGAGCAACGGCCGAATATCCATTCCAGGACCAAGAACCGGGGCGAATAAATCCCCCATTTTTTGTAGCCGTTTGGCCATGGTCGCGATGGTCCAGGTTTCGGGTGCCATCCCTCGTTCTACCTCTCCCCACTGAAGAGGGGCGGAAACTGCCGCGGTCGGTACGGCCCGAGGGGAATACGGAGCGATCAACGTCTTGTTCGGCGCGTGCTGAAGATAGTCGATATACACTCGATCTCCCCGTGCTCTCACCCGGCGCTCTGTCGTGATCAACTCTGGGGCCTGGTGTTCGCAGTACTTGGCAATGGTTCTCATCAGTGGCCGCGTTTGCTCAAAAGTGACGGACCCGTGGATGGGAACGTATACTTGAATTCCCGTGGCTCCGGAGGTCTTCGGGTACGCCGGGAGCCCGAGCCGGGTTAGAACATCCCGGATCATCAAGGCCACCCGGCAGACGGCGGCAAATCCTTCCACACTCGGGTCCAAATCAAAGACCAAATAAGTCGGCCGGTCTACGGCGGGAAACCGGCTAAAGGTCACGTGGTATTCGATCGCACCGAGCTGCCCCAGCCACAGCAGCGTTTCGAGGCGATCAATGACGATGGCCTCCCCTCCCCCTATCTTTACCCGCGTCACCCAGTCCGGTGTTCCGGGGGGAGGATGTTTCTGAAAAAAACCTTCTTTTTCAATTCCATCCGGGCAGCGAATGACCGTGACCGGCCGATCCTTGAGGTGCGGGATCATAACAGTTCCCACGGTCGCCAAATATTCGAGAAGGTCCCCTTTGGTGAACCCACCGGGCCACAGAACCTTGCCCAGGTTTTGAGGCAAAATCGTTTTCACGCCCGTCCACCACACCTTCTCAGCATCTGCACATCCCCTTGAGTCAGCGATCTGACACAAACCCTTTTAAGGAGGGTTGACGCAGCCGCCCTTCTGGCGTCCATTCTGCATACTCGACGTCCGCCTGAAGCTCCGGCTCCCAAAAAATAACCCCCGGAAGATCCTTTTGGTTCCAAAAAGGAGAATCCTTACGCCACAGATGCCGGGATCCCTGGATCACCACATCGGCGTCTAAGGCTGCCAGCCCGGAGCCCACGTTGCCGATGTAATACAACCGGCCTTGTTCGTCTTTGCGTCGGAAAATCCGGCCGACCCGAACCGTCCGGGGCGATCAATTCCCCATCGAGGTAAAAATCCTGTGCCATCTCCTTCATGCCTTGCAATTCCGGATAGTGAGCGGTTCGATCGCGCCCCTTGCGGTTATAGAGGATGACCCGGCCCCCTCGGCTGGCGGCCATGAGACGAACCCCGTCGAATTTCACTTGTGCCCAGTATCCTTTCTCCTCCT is from Kyrpidia tusciae DSM 2912 and encodes:
- a CDS encoding glycoside hydrolase family 130 protein, with the protein product MKLERLTKEPVLKPNPHHDWERSAVFNCAVVVDRGLIHLIYRATDLPCHQKYGDYVSRLGYAVSRDGLAFWRFDRPLLEPQEGQEQRGLEDPRIVKLDDRFYMMYTGYGGRFPGDYRICLATSRNLIDWERHGVVLDEPNKDASLFPERIGGRYVMLHRRFPDIWLAFSGDMVHWTDHVSILSPIPHTWESARLGIAGPPIKTVHGWLLVYHAADDQNVYRLGAALLDLKDPTRVIARQDGPLLEPELDWECRGWIPNVVFSCGHAEMPDDYYFYYGGADTVIGVAKLAKKDVRFL
- the ligD gene encoding non-homologous end-joining DNA ligase, with protein sequence MKTILPQNLGKVLWPGGFTKGDLLEYLATVGTVMIPHLKDRPVTVIRCPDGIEKEGFFQKHPPPGTPDWVTRVKIGGGEAIVIDRLETLLWLGQLGAIEYHVTFSRFPAVDRPTYLVFDLDPSVEGFAAVCRVALMIRDVLTRLGLPAYPKTSGATGIQVYVPIHGSVTFEQTRPLMRTIAKYCEHQAPELITTERRVRARGDRVYIDYLQHAPNKTLIAPYSPRAVPTAAVSAPLQWGEVERGMAPETWTIATMAKRLQKMGDLFAPVLGPGMDIRPLLQHLEELSSKRSP
- a CDS encoding ATP dependent DNA ligase; the protein is MGSGLAALDADVVIQGSRHLWRKDSPFWNQKDLPGVIFWEPELQADVEYAEWTPEGRLRQPSLKGFVSDR
- a CDS encoding ATP-dependent DNA ligase, with protein sequence MAWIKPMEPVRRTRVEEEKGYWAQVKFDGVRLMAASRGGRVILYNRKGRDRTAHYPELQGMKEMAQDFYLDGELIAPDGSGRPDFPTQRRTRPVVLHRQRGLRAGSLRRRCGDPGIPASVA